The Deltaproteobacteria bacterium HGW-Deltaproteobacteria-4 genomic interval CCGCTGGCTCTGGAGCGGGGCCTCAAGGCGGCGGATGGCAAGGTCCTGATCAATTCAGTTTCCGGCGAGAGCAAGAGCCAGGCAGCGATTCTGCCGTTGGCGTACAAGTACGGAGCGGCGATTATCGGCCTGGCTCTCGACGGTGCCGGTATCCCCGAGAGTGCCGAAGACCGCGTCGCGGTGGCACAAGCGATTGTCAACGCTGCAACCGCCGCCGGTCTTCCCCGCGAAGATGTTGTCATCGACTGTCTGACCCTGACCGTCTCGGCCGAACAGAAACGAGCCGCTGAGACCTTGCGTACCCTGCGCCTGGTGCGCGAAGTGCTGCAACTGCCGACAGTCCTCGGGGTGAGTAATATCTCCTTTGGCCTCCCTGCCCGACCGGTTCTCTCCGCCACCTTCTTTGCCATGGCCCTGGAAGCTGGCCTTTGCGCCGCCATTGTCAACCCGAAGGAAGAACGGATGCTCGATGTCTGGCGCGGGGCGATGGTCCTCCTCGGTAAGGATATCCGGGCTGATCGCTACATTGCCGCTTATGCCAATCTGCCGGCAGTTCCCGTTGCTCCCGTCGCTAGCGGCGAACAACCGCTGCGCTCGAAACTGACCAACGCCATCATCAACGGCGACCGGGAAGGGATCGTCCCTCTCGTCGAAGCAGCACTGGCGGCCGGCCTGCTCCCTCTGGAGATCAGTAATGAAGGGCTGCTGCCGGGACTGGAAGAGGTCGGGCGGCGCTTTGGCGATAATCGCATGTTCCTGCCTCAGGTCATGCTTGCGTCGGAGACCATGCAGGCAGCTTTTACCCGCCTCAAGCAGGAGTTGCAGGGCGTCAGCGCTTCGCAGGGAAAGATTTTGATGGCGACCGTGGAAGGGGATATTCACGACATCGGCAAGAATATTGTTTGCACCCTTCTGGAAAATCACGGTTTTGAGGTCATCGATCTCGGCAAGAATGTTTCGGCAGCCAGAATTCTCGCCACGGCTCGTGCCGAAAAAGTCGATGCCGTCGGTCTTTCCGCCCTGATGACGACAACGTTAAACCAGATGGAGAAGACGATCGCGCTGCTCCGCAAGGAAGGGATCAAGGTGCTGACCATGGTCGGCGGCGCCGTCGTCACTCCGGATTATGCCGCGTTGATCGGTGCGGACCTTTACGCCGCCGATGCCCTGGAAGCCGTCGCGAAAATCAAGGAGCTATTCCGCCAAAAGACTGAATAGCTCCTTGTGCCATTTTGGCAAATATGTTAAAACTGTGAAAAATTAAGCATCTCGAAGGATCGAGTATGGTCGTCGGCTTTAACCACAACTTCAGCTATAAAGGCCAGGTCTACCACGTCCAGACCGAGGATAGCGGGGTCAGAAACCCGCACAT includes:
- a CDS encoding 5-methyltetrahydrofolate--homocysteine methyltransferase yields the protein MMNHFLQAIQERVLILDGAMGTLLQERGLPPGGCPEAMNLHAPEVVAGIHREYAEAGADILVSNTFGGSRSKLSHYGLEEQVVAINARAVEIARSAARPGTFVAASIGPTGRFLEPVGDAGFDEMVTIFAEQIRAVAAAGADVISFETFLDIRELRAGIIACHEVCTLPVIAQMTFDDGGRSVLGTPPQAAAVTLDGLRVDIIGSNCGLGVEGIYDILGRMRTVTSRPLISQANAGLPILCNGVTIFPGTPDEMVAYHERMIALGVRIIGGCCGTTPAHIRAMRAALPGKEQRWSPPPRRLFLSSRTAVVEIGDNAPCALIGERINPTGKKGYSQELREGKTAYIRREAQEQCAAGASLLDINCGTPGIDEAAALERAVFAVSGVAAAPLVLDSSDPLALERGLKAADGKVLINSVSGESKSQAAILPLAYKYGAAIIGLALDGAGIPESAEDRVAVAQAIVNAATAAGLPREDVVIDCLTLTVSAEQKRAAETLRTLRLVREVLQLPTVLGVSNISFGLPARPVLSATFFAMALEAGLCAAIVNPKEERMLDVWRGAMVLLGKDIRADRYIAAYANLPAVPVAPVASGEQPLRSKLTNAIINGDREGIVPLVEAALAAGLLPLEISNEGLLPGLEEVGRRFGDNRMFLPQVMLASETMQAAFTRLKQELQGVSASQGKILMATVEGDIHDIGKNIVCTLLENHGFEVIDLGKNVSAARILATARAEKVDAVGLSALMTTTLNQMEKTIALLRKEGIKVLTMVGGAVVTPDYAALIGADLYAADALEAVAKIKELFRQKTE